In a genomic window of Chryseobacterium sp. G0162:
- the msrB gene encoding peptide-methionine (R)-S-oxide reductase MsrB, with protein sequence MENKEAKNNPYYSRTNTAKLNVSNDEWKKILAPDLYAIAREAATERAFTGKYNDFDELGDYYCAVCGNHLFRSTSKFSSSCGWPSFFEADKEGVYYKRDQAYGMDRVEVLCKRCDSHLGHVFDDGPKPTGLRYCMNSVSLEFVPDSQK encoded by the coding sequence ATGGAAAATAAAGAAGCAAAAAACAATCCATATTACTCAAGAACCAATACTGCAAAACTGAATGTCTCCAATGACGAATGGAAGAAAATTCTGGCTCCTGATCTTTACGCAATCGCAAGAGAAGCAGCTACAGAAAGAGCTTTTACCGGAAAATATAATGACTTTGATGAGTTAGGAGATTATTATTGTGCGGTTTGTGGGAATCATTTATTCCGATCCACTTCAAAATTTTCGAGCAGCTGTGGATGGCCAAGTTTCTTTGAAGCAGATAAAGAAGGCGTATACTACAAAAGAGATCAGGCGTATGGAATGGATAGGGTAGAAGTGCTTTGTAAGAGATGTGATTCTCATTTGGGACATGTGTTTGATGACGGGCCAAAGCCTACAGGATTGAGATATTGCATGAATTCCGTAAGTCTGGAATTCGTCCCGGATTCGCAAAAATAA
- a CDS encoding glycine--tRNA ligase has translation MAKQEDVFKKVISHAKEYGFIFPSSEIYDGLSAVYDYGQNGAELKNNIKQYWWKAMVQLNENIVGIDSAILMHPTTWKASGHVDAFNDPLIDNKDSKKRFRADVLVEDYCAKIEDKENKEIEKAAKRFGDAFDKDQFVATNPKILEYRAKREAILSRLAKSLENEDLADVKALIEELEIADPDTGSKNWTEVRQFNLMFGTKLGASADSAMDLYLRPETAQGIFVNYLNVQKTSRHRLPFGIAQIGKAFRNEIVARQFIFRMREFEQMEMQFFVAPGTELEFYENWKQKRLNWHLALGLGNDNYRFHDHEKLAHYANAAADIEFNFPFGFKELEGIHSRTDFDLKAHEKFSGRKLQFFDPERNENYVPYVVETSVGLDRLFLSIFSHCLKDEVLEDGSERTVLSLPPALAPIKAAILPLMKKDGLAEYAEKIFNDLKYDFNLFYEEKDAIGKRYRRQDAIGTPYCITVDHDSLTDHTVTIRDRDTMQQERVPVSELRRIIDEKTNFRNLLSKI, from the coding sequence ATGGCAAAGCAAGAAGATGTTTTCAAGAAAGTAATTTCTCACGCCAAAGAATATGGGTTTATTTTCCCTTCAAGTGAGATCTATGATGGTTTATCCGCTGTTTATGACTATGGACAGAATGGAGCTGAACTTAAAAATAATATCAAACAATACTGGTGGAAAGCTATGGTACAGCTTAACGAAAATATTGTGGGTATTGATTCGGCAATCCTTATGCACCCAACCACATGGAAGGCATCAGGCCACGTAGATGCTTTCAACGATCCATTGATTGATAATAAGGATTCTAAAAAACGTTTCAGAGCAGACGTTTTGGTAGAAGACTATTGTGCTAAAATTGAAGATAAAGAAAATAAAGAAATTGAAAAAGCAGCGAAGAGATTCGGGGATGCTTTCGATAAGGACCAATTTGTTGCTACAAATCCAAAAATTTTAGAATACAGAGCAAAAAGAGAGGCGATTCTTTCAAGATTGGCAAAGTCTCTGGAAAATGAAGATCTTGCTGATGTAAAAGCATTAATTGAAGAGCTTGAAATTGCTGATCCTGATACAGGTTCCAAAAACTGGACAGAAGTAAGACAGTTCAACTTAATGTTTGGAACTAAGCTTGGTGCTTCTGCAGACAGTGCTATGGATCTTTACTTAAGACCGGAAACGGCACAAGGTATTTTTGTGAACTATTTAAATGTTCAGAAAACTTCACGTCATAGATTACCTTTCGGTATTGCACAGATTGGTAAAGCGTTCAGAAACGAGATTGTTGCAAGACAGTTTATCTTCAGAATGCGTGAATTCGAACAAATGGAAATGCAGTTCTTCGTAGCTCCGGGTACAGAACTGGAATTCTACGAAAACTGGAAACAAAAGCGTCTGAACTGGCACTTAGCTTTAGGATTAGGGAATGATAATTACAGATTCCACGATCACGAAAAATTAGCGCACTATGCCAATGCAGCGGCTGATATTGAATTCAACTTCCCGTTTGGTTTCAAAGAATTGGAAGGAATTCACTCAAGAACTGATTTTGACCTTAAGGCTCACGAAAAATTCTCCGGAAGAAAGCTTCAGTTCTTCGATCCTGAAAGAAATGAAAACTATGTTCCTTATGTAGTGGAAACGTCTGTAGGTTTAGACAGATTATTCCTTTCTATTTTCTCTCACTGCTTAAAAGACGAAGTATTGGAAGATGGTTCTGAAAGAACAGTTTTATCTTTACCTCCGGCTTTAGCACCAATTAAAGCGGCTATTCTTCCATTAATGAAGAAAGATGGTTTAGCAGAATATGCAGAAAAGATCTTCAACGATCTGAAATACGATTTCAACTTATTCTACGAAGAAAAAGATGCGATCGGAAAACGTTACAGAAGACAGGATGCGATCGGTACTCCATACTGTATCACCGTAGACCATGATTCATTAACAGATCATACCGTTACCATCAGAGACAGAGATACGATGCAGCAGGAAAGAGTTCCGGTTTCAGAGTTAAGAAGGATCATTGATGAGAAGACCAACTTCAGAAATCTACTTTCTAAAATATAA
- a CDS encoding DUF445 domain-containing protein, translating to MNDEAKRKQLRKYKAFATGLFVLMALIFIVTTIMQKSNSSHWIGYVRAFAEAAMVGALADWFAVTALFRHPLGLPIPHTNLIENSKQRLGDNLGSFVVSNFLSPQNIRPYIQKIKVSGFAGEWLAKEKNQDILIRNLSDIVLDILNKLDDSTVSLFISKKVSEMTDDIKLNKVVGNGIHYILEKNDHQRIITNLSKQIKEYIIQNDEMIKDRVKKGSYTFIPSFVDNKIADKIADGLSDFFKEIEEDPEHEVRTLITQKIHEFSVDLKEDPKWEEEFKTIKDGLLKNDKLDEYSNDIWVSIKKTLIKELQEDHSALKNYLSKNLNEFSQNLKTDENLQNKIDHWVRVTAYKYILKNTHQFGNLISTTVGNWKGKELSEKMELEVGKDLQFIRVNGTLVGGLVGLIIYTIAHFFI from the coding sequence ATGAATGACGAAGCAAAAAGAAAACAGCTTAGAAAATATAAGGCATTTGCTACAGGGCTATTTGTTCTGATGGCCCTTATTTTCATTGTGACAACCATCATGCAGAAGTCCAATTCTTCTCATTGGATTGGCTATGTACGTGCTTTTGCAGAGGCTGCTATGGTAGGTGCATTGGCCGACTGGTTTGCAGTGACCGCTTTGTTCCGGCATCCGCTGGGGCTTCCGATTCCGCATACCAATCTGATTGAAAACAGCAAGCAGAGATTAGGAGATAATCTGGGAAGTTTTGTTGTCAGTAATTTTCTTTCGCCCCAAAATATCCGGCCTTACATTCAAAAAATAAAAGTTTCAGGCTTTGCCGGAGAGTGGCTTGCCAAGGAAAAAAATCAAGATATTCTGATCCGCAACCTGTCTGATATAGTTCTTGATATTCTCAATAAGCTTGATGATTCTACCGTGAGTCTGTTCATCAGTAAAAAGGTCTCAGAAATGACAGATGATATCAAACTTAACAAAGTGGTAGGAAATGGTATTCATTATATCCTGGAAAAGAATGACCATCAGAGAATTATTACCAATCTTTCCAAACAGATCAAGGAATACATTATTCAAAATGATGAAATGATTAAAGACCGGGTAAAGAAAGGAAGTTACACTTTCATCCCCTCTTTTGTTGATAATAAAATTGCAGATAAGATTGCAGATGGGCTGTCTGATTTTTTCAAAGAAATAGAAGAAGATCCGGAACATGAAGTAAGAACTTTAATTACTCAAAAAATTCATGAATTTTCCGTTGATCTTAAAGAAGATCCTAAATGGGAGGAGGAATTTAAAACCATTAAAGATGGATTACTTAAAAATGATAAGCTTGATGAGTATTCCAATGATATTTGGGTCTCTATCAAAAAAACACTGATAAAAGAACTGCAGGAAGACCATTCTGCCTTGAAAAATTATCTTTCCAAAAACCTGAACGAATTTTCACAAAATTTAAAAACCGATGAAAATCTTCAAAATAAAATCGATCATTGGGTTCGGGTAACGGCCTATAAATATATTTTGAAAAACACGCATCAATTCGGAAACCTCATCAGTACTACTGTGGGTAACTGGAAGGGTAAGGAATTGAGCGAAAAAATGGAACTGGAAGTAGGAAAAGACCTTCAGTTCATCCGTGTTAATGGAACCTTGGTAGGAGGTCTGGTAGGGCTTATCATTTATACCATTGCCCATTTCTTTATTTAA
- a CDS encoding pseudouridine synthase, giving the protein MLEILYRDEHIIAINKPSGLLVHKSFYAGEADTYAIQELKKQIGQKVYPVHRLDRKTSGVLLFTLDKETLRIMSDRFATREVEKKYIAILRGWAKEEETIDYDLVNENEVKQNAITYYHLLQKTEIDLPFLKHQTSRYCLVEAIPETGRFHQLRKHFKHILHPILGCRKHGCNKQNKLWLQTFDINKMTLHAHQLIFNHPISNERIIVNATIDEEFKRVGDILKFDLSSYSKLKDFIE; this is encoded by the coding sequence ATGTTAGAAATTCTTTATCGGGACGAGCATATTATTGCCATCAATAAACCCAGTGGACTATTGGTTCATAAATCTTTCTATGCAGGAGAAGCCGATACTTATGCTATTCAGGAACTGAAGAAACAAATTGGGCAAAAGGTTTATCCTGTGCATCGTCTAGACCGCAAAACTTCTGGGGTTTTGTTGTTTACCTTAGATAAAGAAACGCTTAGAATCATGAGCGACCGTTTTGCAACCAGAGAAGTGGAAAAAAAATATATTGCCATTCTACGAGGCTGGGCCAAAGAAGAAGAAACCATCGATTACGACTTGGTTAATGAAAATGAAGTCAAGCAAAACGCGATTACCTATTATCATCTTTTGCAAAAAACAGAAATTGATTTACCTTTTTTAAAACATCAGACTTCGAGATATTGTTTGGTAGAAGCCATTCCTGAAACAGGAAGATTTCATCAGCTGAGAAAGCATTTTAAACATATTCTGCATCCTATCTTAGGTTGTAGAAAACATGGCTGCAATAAACAGAATAAGTTGTGGCTTCAAACATTTGACATTAACAAAATGACGCTTCATGCTCATCAATTGATTTTTAATCATCCTATTTCTAACGAAAGAATTATAGTAAATGCCACTATAGATGAAGAGTTCAAAAGAGTAGGGGATATTCTGAAATTTGATTTAAGTTCGTACTCTAAACTCAAAGACTTTATTGAATAA
- a CDS encoding quinone-dependent dihydroorotate dehydrogenase, with translation MYKSLIRPILFKFDPEEVHHFTFSMLKNFGFLTKLFFPKPIEDKRLEREVFGLKFKNPVGLAAGFDKNAVLFNELGDLGFGFVEIGTVTPRAQAGNPKKRLFRLIEDGGIINRMGFNNDGLQAAIEKLKSNKGKIIIGGNIGKNTDTKPENYTQDYLDCFEGLHPHVDYFVLNVSCPNVGSHAKLEDVEYLRELITEVKKINQSKSVQKPILLKIAPDLNDVQLDEIIDLIAETKIDGVIVSNTSVNREGLKTSPEVLDQIGNGGLSGKPIRERSTKMIKYLSDKSKRAFPIIGVGGIHSAKDAIEKLDAGASLVQLYTGFIYEGPELINEINKEILKRASRLPR, from the coding sequence ATGTACAAATCGCTCATTCGTCCGATTCTTTTCAAATTTGATCCCGAAGAAGTGCATCACTTTACTTTTTCGATGCTTAAGAATTTTGGATTTCTTACTAAATTATTTTTCCCCAAACCTATTGAAGACAAACGTCTGGAAAGAGAAGTTTTCGGATTGAAATTTAAAAATCCTGTAGGGCTGGCTGCCGGTTTTGATAAAAATGCTGTTTTATTTAATGAATTGGGAGACTTAGGTTTCGGGTTTGTAGAAATTGGAACGGTTACCCCAAGAGCTCAGGCAGGAAATCCTAAGAAAAGATTATTCCGTTTGATTGAAGATGGAGGAATTATCAATAGAATGGGATTCAACAACGATGGGTTACAGGCTGCGATTGAAAAACTGAAATCCAATAAAGGAAAAATAATCATCGGTGGAAACATCGGAAAAAATACAGATACAAAACCTGAAAACTATACACAGGATTACCTGGATTGTTTTGAAGGCCTTCATCCGCATGTAGATTATTTTGTACTCAATGTAAGCTGTCCGAATGTTGGAAGTCATGCGAAGCTGGAAGATGTGGAATATCTGCGTGAACTGATTACGGAGGTAAAGAAAATTAATCAGTCAAAATCTGTACAGAAACCTATATTACTTAAAATTGCTCCGGATCTTAATGATGTCCAATTGGATGAAATTATAGATCTTATTGCAGAAACAAAAATAGATGGTGTAATCGTTTCCAATACCTCGGTGAATAGAGAAGGATTGAAGACCTCTCCTGAAGTTTTAGATCAGATCGGAAACGGAGGGTTAAGCGGAAAACCAATTCGTGAGAGAAGTACAAAAATGATTAAATATCTTTCCGATAAAAGCAAAAGAGCATTTCCAATCATCGGAGTAGGAGGAATTCACTCCGCAAAAGATGCTATTGAGAAATTAGATGCCGGGGCAAGTCTGGTTCAGTTATATACCGGATTTATTTATGAAGGACCAGAGTTGATTAATGAAATTAACAAAGAAATTTTAAAAAGAGCAAGCAGATTGCCAAGATAA
- a CDS encoding response regulator transcription factor gives MRILIIEDNSRVSSLLKRGLESQGYQVYISEDAEDAIALLGKLTFDLAITDIMLPKMNGIDLCKFIKQKYTDLPIIMLTALGTIDEKVEGFDAGADDYMVKPFEIRELFVRIKAILQRSSNKAKETYLTDLEYHDLKINRKINRVFRNSEEIELTPKEFKLLVFLVSNAERILTREEIADNVWGNHFDTGTNYIDVYIAYLRKKIDKNFDTKLIHTKPGVGFIFASQL, from the coding sequence ATGAGAATTTTAATAATAGAAGATAATTCACGGGTTTCAAGTCTGTTAAAGCGAGGGTTAGAAAGCCAGGGCTATCAGGTATATATTTCTGAAGATGCAGAAGATGCTATTGCGCTGCTTGGTAAATTAACTTTTGATTTGGCTATTACAGATATTATGCTTCCCAAAATGAACGGCATAGACTTGTGTAAATTCATTAAACAGAAATATACTGATCTCCCAATTATCATGCTTACGGCATTGGGAACCATTGATGAGAAGGTAGAAGGATTTGATGCCGGTGCCGATGATTATATGGTAAAACCATTTGAAATAAGAGAGCTTTTTGTAAGAATAAAGGCTATTCTCCAAAGAAGTTCAAATAAAGCCAAAGAAACTTACCTTACTGATCTGGAATATCATGATCTTAAGATTAATCGAAAAATAAACCGTGTCTTCAGAAATAGTGAAGAAATAGAACTTACTCCAAAAGAATTCAAACTCCTGGTTTTTCTTGTAAGTAATGCGGAACGAATTCTTACCCGTGAAGAAATTGCGGATAATGTCTGGGGAAATCATTTTGATACAGGAACCAACTATATTGATGTATACATTGCCTATTTACGTAAAAAAATAGATAAGAATTTTGATACTAAACTCATTCACACCAAACCGGGCGTAGGATTTATTTTCGCTTCACAATTATGA
- a CDS encoding sensor histidine kinase, protein MKIATRTALIYAILTAGILFMFAYVLYVVSEKNREDEFNDRLGYKVIWRSEFIFDVRISDEKIRELHQRNQRLLNEADISVYNSKKDLTFTDIPPLKSNEKYLDKIIKSNKNRLFWQQDDRQYIAIKFKSAGEDYYIIGSAVDVTGNAHIAEFKKDIIIIYISSVIVIFIIGFLFSYYTLKPLKDIILQIRDISEHNLNQRLDVPKAKDEIYELTETFNSTFNRLEKSFNNHKQFVTTISHEFRTPLSTLIAELELAKELNVTLDDYKLSIDNALQDANDASELSSALLDFARASYDVSQISFTNIRLDEILAEAKLALIKKNIHYKIGINYISNDEEESNYDGYGNPYLLQVAFSNLMENACKYSNDKSCRVEIEAHASSIEIRFVDQGVGMSEQDLSKIFELFYRGSNKNFEKGNGIGLSIVKRIVEIHEGNLYVDSEVSKGSTFTIEFSSKIKKAV, encoded by the coding sequence ATGAAAATAGCAACCAGAACAGCATTAATTTACGCCATTCTTACGGCAGGCATTCTCTTTATGTTTGCTTATGTGCTCTATGTGGTCTCTGAAAAAAACAGAGAAGATGAGTTTAATGATCGTTTAGGATATAAAGTCATCTGGCGCTCCGAATTTATTTTTGATGTCCGAATCAGTGATGAAAAGATCCGTGAACTGCATCAAAGAAACCAGAGATTGTTGAATGAGGCCGATATCAGCGTTTACAACAGCAAAAAAGACCTGACATTTACTGATATTCCGCCATTAAAAAGCAATGAAAAATATCTCGATAAAATCATTAAATCCAACAAAAACAGACTATTCTGGCAACAGGATGATCGCCAGTATATCGCCATTAAATTCAAATCGGCAGGAGAAGATTATTATATCATTGGAAGTGCAGTAGATGTAACCGGGAATGCCCATATCGCCGAGTTTAAGAAAGATATTATTATTATTTATATCAGTTCGGTTATTGTTATTTTCATTATCGGGTTTCTTTTTTCCTATTATACTTTGAAGCCTCTGAAAGATATCATTCTTCAAATCCGGGATATTTCAGAACATAATCTCAACCAGCGTCTGGATGTTCCGAAAGCCAAAGATGAAATTTACGAGCTTACCGAAACTTTTAACTCTACTTTTAACAGGCTGGAAAAATCATTTAACAATCATAAACAATTTGTGACGACCATTTCTCATGAATTCCGTACACCACTTTCTACCCTGATTGCAGAACTCGAACTTGCAAAAGAACTGAATGTAACATTGGATGATTATAAACTTTCTATTGACAATGCTCTTCAGGACGCTAATGATGCTTCAGAGCTTTCATCAGCGCTTTTAGATTTTGCAAGAGCCAGTTATGATGTTTCACAGATCAGCTTTACCAATATTCGTTTAGATGAAATTTTAGCAGAGGCAAAGCTGGCACTGATCAAAAAAAACATCCACTATAAAATCGGAATCAACTATATAAGTAATGATGAAGAGGAAAGTAATTATGATGGGTATGGCAACCCTTATTTACTGCAAGTAGCCTTTTCAAATCTTATGGAAAATGCTTGTAAATATTCCAATGATAAAAGCTGTAGGGTAGAAATTGAAGCCCATGCCTCATCGATAGAAATCCGTTTTGTAGATCAAGGTGTAGGAATGTCTGAACAGGATCTCTCAAAAATATTTGAACTGTTTTACAGAGGGTCCAATAAAAATTTTGAAAAAGGAAACGGGATTGGGTTGTCTATCGTAAAAAGAATTGTAGAAATTCATGAAGGAAACCTTTATGTAGATTCTGAGGTTTCTAAAGGAAGTACATTTACCATAGAATTTTCTTCTAAAATTAAAAAAGCAGTCTGA
- a CDS encoding TlpA family protein disulfide reductase — protein sequence MKKFHYVLLILISNFIYSQNNFEIDFSSDSYINDSLMFGAPMIRKGFGDLYTFKIQTNQNISDFGKKFKTDHSIYYFKIQKKNIVNGFIEYPQPVAFSYIGKKGEGVYNTKIFFLEKGIYKIDLPQNINNLELNIDSPTNKEYKDLQKTLEQFYIKSKGSHQRDSLINMDKKQEFLGEYIRKNPNSYVALWEIVNDYTLENYHPAYLKNLNLFSAKFKQNKLYKGVEARLKAEQSTSIGQKIPDIYFDQENKLTSEDFKKYKLTFIDYWSTTCAPCIKSMPEVVKLYHEYKDQNVNFITITDEQKLNRMEVAKNILKKNNATWVNFFDTNKDFQKKVNATSYPLHFIIDENGKIIARISNSIEEARTVIKEYLQ from the coding sequence ATGAAGAAATTTCACTACGTATTACTAATTCTCATTTCAAATTTTATTTATTCTCAAAATAATTTTGAAATTGATTTCAGTTCAGATTCATATATTAATGACAGTCTCATGTTCGGAGCTCCAATGATAAGAAAAGGATTTGGAGATCTTTATACCTTTAAAATACAAACGAATCAAAATATTTCTGATTTTGGGAAAAAGTTCAAGACAGATCATTCAATTTATTATTTTAAAATTCAAAAGAAAAATATTGTCAATGGTTTTATAGAATATCCTCAGCCTGTAGCCTTTAGTTATATAGGAAAAAAAGGTGAGGGAGTTTATAATACCAAAATATTTTTCTTAGAAAAAGGAATATATAAAATTGATTTACCTCAAAACATTAATAATCTGGAGCTAAATATAGATTCTCCCACCAATAAAGAATATAAAGATTTACAAAAAACATTGGAACAGTTTTATATCAAATCCAAAGGTTCCCATCAACGCGACAGTTTGATAAACATGGACAAAAAACAGGAGTTTTTAGGGGAATATATAAGGAAAAATCCCAATTCATATGTTGCATTATGGGAAATTGTGAATGATTATACTCTTGAAAATTACCACCCTGCTTACTTGAAAAACCTGAATTTATTTTCAGCAAAATTTAAACAAAATAAATTATACAAAGGTGTTGAAGCTCGTTTAAAAGCAGAACAGTCCACCTCCATTGGACAAAAAATACCTGATATTTATTTTGACCAGGAAAATAAGTTGACTTCTGAAGACTTTAAGAAATATAAATTAACGTTTATTGACTATTGGTCAACTACTTGCGCTCCGTGCATAAAAAGTATGCCCGAAGTTGTGAAACTCTATCATGAATATAAAGACCAAAATGTAAATTTCATTACGATTACTGACGAGCAAAAACTCAATAGAATGGAGGTTGCAAAGAATATTCTAAAGAAAAACAATGCCACTTGGGTTAATTTCTTTGATACAAACAAAGACTTTCAAAAGAAGGTAAACGCTACAAGCTATCCTCTTCATTTTATCATTGACGAAAACGGAAAAATAATTGCCCGAATCAGCAACAGCATTGAGGAAGCCAGAACCGTTATCAAAGAATATTTACAATAA
- a CDS encoding Dabb family protein has translation MERRKFLFRSVQASALLLISGNMLASALPMFNPIKKKKMYFHYLLFWLRKDLSDPEIKEFENFFEGLKKLPYQKNLRYGKPAASSPRNVLDNTFTYNASMEFDSLEELEAYGQLPEHLALVQKYKPFFERMLVHDTVYN, from the coding sequence ATGGAAAGAAGAAAATTTTTATTCCGCTCTGTACAGGCTTCGGCTCTGTTACTAATTTCCGGAAATATGCTGGCATCTGCTTTACCCATGTTTAACCCTATAAAAAAGAAAAAAATGTACTTCCATTATTTATTATTCTGGCTAAGAAAAGATCTTTCAGATCCAGAGATCAAAGAGTTTGAAAATTTTTTTGAAGGCCTTAAAAAACTTCCTTATCAGAAAAACCTCCGCTATGGAAAACCGGCAGCCTCAAGTCCTAGAAATGTTTTAGATAATACATTTACCTACAATGCATCTATGGAATTTGATAGTCTGGAAGAACTGGAAGCTTATGGCCAGCTTCCTGAGCATCTTGCATTGGTACAAAAATATAAACCATTCTTTGAGAGAATGTTAGTTCACGATACTGTATATAATTAA
- a CDS encoding murein L,D-transpeptidase catalytic domain family protein, with product MKGFYGVIGLVYMVTTSFYISPKAVVKNENVNITKTERVTDTKSEKNTTTAVSSSEALYQSIEFDPEHELNYEVFSKALTGFENLKKAGLLTDESHLLTICDFSMSSNTKRLWVIDLNDKKVIFNSLVAHGKNTGEEFATNFSNTESSRQSSMGFYITDATYQGDNGYSLRLLGMDKGFNDAAYRRAIVMHGADYVSDAFAAVHKRIGRSWGCPAVPRELSQSMINTIKGRNLLFIYYPDQNYLSSSEWLKA from the coding sequence ATGAAAGGATTTTATGGCGTAATAGGCCTTGTTTACATGGTGACGACTTCATTCTACATCTCTCCGAAAGCGGTGGTGAAGAATGAAAACGTCAACATAACAAAGACAGAAAGAGTAACTGACACGAAATCTGAGAAAAATACTACTACAGCAGTATCTTCTTCAGAAGCACTCTACCAATCCATTGAATTTGACCCTGAGCATGAACTGAACTATGAAGTTTTTTCTAAAGCATTAACAGGATTTGAAAACCTAAAGAAAGCAGGATTGCTTACTGATGAGTCGCATTTATTGACTATCTGCGATTTTTCTATGTCTTCTAATACCAAAAGACTTTGGGTTATTGATCTTAATGACAAAAAAGTAATATTCAACTCATTGGTTGCCCATGGTAAAAATACAGGCGAAGAATTTGCCACGAATTTTTCTAACACGGAAAGTTCGCGACAGAGCAGCATGGGATTTTATATCACAGATGCAACGTATCAGGGAGATAATGGATATTCATTGAGATTATTAGGAATGGATAAAGGATTCAATGATGCTGCGTACAGAAGAGCAATTGTAATGCATGGTGCAGATTATGTAAGTGATGCATTTGCAGCAGTACATAAAAGAATCGGAAGAAGCTGGGGATGTCCTGCTGTTCCTAGAGAACTCTCACAATCAATGATCAATACGATAAAAGGAAGAAATCTATTATTCATCTACTATCCTGATCAGAATTATCTTTCCTCTTCGGAATGGTTAAAAGCATAA